From bacterium, the proteins below share one genomic window:
- a CDS encoding cytochrome P450, with translation MVRFDPFAESYFDDPFPIYKQLRDEARAYYHEALDCYFLSRFDDIWDAVGSGHFSHRKGTNTQDLLAGKPPNLALSSMTPPHHTALRRVLWPFFSPSRARALESRVREHAARFVEEGIERGSIDANGELGRRISVRVAFAIIGLPEADADRAAELVGLAFDRSPEIKGPNQRALAAQAELHTYLEGQIEARQASPGDRTLLDALIDYEFEGEKLPFAQLLSNLYLMVIGGTETLPKVFAGGVHQLAKHPDQRKELAADLSLAPNAFWEMLRFEMPTLMLGACAEQDTEIGGGTRIAAGQKIMHLWVSANRDEREFDEPDRFDIHRQAPRILTFNHGRHRCLGAHVAQMEGRILLEELLTRAPDYEVDESRAVRIRSEFFRGFDRLPLVFN, from the coding sequence ATGGTCCGGTTCGACCCGTTCGCGGAGTCCTATTTCGACGATCCCTTCCCGATCTACAAGCAGCTCCGAGACGAGGCGCGCGCCTACTACCACGAAGCGCTCGACTGCTACTTCCTCTCGCGCTTCGACGACATCTGGGACGCGGTCGGCAGCGGCCATTTTTCCCATCGCAAGGGAACGAACACGCAGGACCTCCTGGCCGGGAAGCCTCCGAACCTGGCTCTGTCGTCGATGACACCGCCGCATCACACGGCGCTTCGCCGGGTTCTCTGGCCCTTCTTCTCCCCGAGTCGGGCGCGGGCGCTCGAGTCGAGGGTCCGGGAGCACGCCGCTCGGTTCGTGGAGGAAGGGATCGAGCGAGGATCCATCGACGCGAACGGCGAGCTGGGACGACGCATCAGCGTCCGGGTCGCGTTCGCGATCATCGGGCTCCCCGAAGCCGACGCCGACCGGGCCGCTGAGCTGGTCGGTCTGGCCTTCGATCGTTCGCCGGAGATCAAGGGGCCGAACCAGAGAGCGCTCGCCGCGCAGGCCGAGCTCCACACCTATCTCGAGGGACAGATCGAGGCGAGGCAGGCTTCGCCGGGAGACAGAACGCTCCTCGACGCGCTGATCGACTACGAGTTCGAGGGAGAGAAGCTTCCCTTCGCACAGCTTCTCTCGAACCTGTACCTGATGGTGATCGGCGGGACCGAGACCCTGCCGAAGGTCTTCGCGGGTGGCGTCCATCAGCTGGCGAAGCACCCCGACCAGCGAAAGGAGCTCGCCGCGGACCTGTCCCTTGCGCCGAATGCGTTCTGGGAGATGCTCCGATTCGAGATGCCGACACTCATGCTCGGGGCCTGCGCAGAGCAGGATACGGAGATCGGCGGAGGAACGCGGATTGCGGCGGGACAGAAGATCATGCATCTATGGGTCTCTGCGAACCGTGACGAACGCGAGTTCGACGAGCCCGACCGATTCGATATCCATCGGCAGGCGCCCCGCATCCTGACCTTCAATCACGGCCGCCATCGGTGCCTCGGCGCGCATGTTGCCCAGATGGAGGGGCGGATCCTGCTCGAGGAGCTGCTGACGCGCGCGCCCGACTACGAAGTCGACGAATCGCGGGCCGTTCGCATCCGGTCGGAGTTCTTCAGAGGCTTCGATCGGCTGCCCCTGGTATTCAACTGA
- a CDS encoding carboxymuconolactone decarboxylase family protein gives MADEKEQAGARSIEEAAQDFLSRNPAPREIEADWNEWIDRNGSAVWDRPGLTRAQRSVATISIMSVLRDEHTLRVHVEAGLANGLSRQEIAEVIMHTAVYAGVPQALRSMRVAREVFDRLDELASKVVGSGD, from the coding sequence GTGGCGGACGAGAAAGAGCAGGCAGGAGCACGTTCGATCGAGGAAGCGGCCCAGGACTTCCTCTCCCGGAACCCCGCGCCCCGGGAGATCGAGGCGGACTGGAACGAGTGGATCGATCGCAACGGAAGCGCCGTATGGGACCGTCCCGGACTCACCCGCGCCCAGCGCAGCGTCGCGACGATCTCGATCATGTCCGTCCTGCGGGACGAGCACACGCTCCGCGTCCACGTCGAGGCCGGCCTCGCGAACGGCCTCTCCCGGCAGGAGATCGCCGAGGTGATCATGCACACCGCGGTCTATGCGGGCGTGCCTCAGGCGCTGCGATCCATGCGGGTCGCGCGTGAGGTCTTCGACCGGCTCGACGAGCTGGCGTCGAAGGTCGTCGGCAGTGGCGACTGA
- a CDS encoding CoA transferase: MSQNDAPPSWNGHAAPNGTALGTVRICDFTGQLAGAGATKWLAAFGAEVIRVEDPVNQGMWDVLRNMAPFVDDRRGPDFGGGFNNHNVEKRGITLNLRTDRGKEILTEIIAKSDVVSENYAAGVLDKWGFGWDRLREIREDMIYVSNCGFGHEGPYAPYKTWGPIVQAMSGLTFTSGLPDREPAGWGYSYMDHTGGMYMALAILFALIHKQRTGEGQWVDLSCTDAGLSLNGPAILDWTVNGRPSRREGSPNGNRSSSPPMAPHGIYACAGDDDWVSIACRSDDDWAALSDLIGEPWAKEEKWRTLAGRIASQDELDAKLTTWTQTRDKFDIQRSAIGEGVPTAAVQKPEERIEHDPGTTEFGLWPEVEHAKMGRVRVDGLPAHFSKTDWKIEQGGPCVGQHTDEVLSSLLGYDADEIARLHEEGIV; this comes from the coding sequence ATGAGCCAGAACGATGCGCCGCCCAGCTGGAACGGACACGCCGCTCCGAACGGAACCGCCCTGGGAACGGTCCGGATCTGCGACTTCACGGGGCAGCTCGCCGGGGCAGGGGCGACGAAGTGGCTCGCCGCATTCGGTGCCGAGGTGATCCGGGTCGAGGATCCGGTCAATCAGGGGATGTGGGACGTCCTCCGGAACATGGCGCCCTTCGTCGACGATCGACGCGGCCCGGATTTCGGCGGCGGCTTCAACAATCACAACGTCGAGAAGCGCGGCATCACCCTGAATCTCCGGACCGATCGCGGCAAGGAGATCCTGACCGAGATCATCGCGAAGTCCGACGTCGTGTCCGAGAACTACGCGGCCGGGGTCCTCGACAAGTGGGGCTTCGGCTGGGACCGGCTTCGCGAGATCCGCGAGGACATGATCTACGTCTCGAACTGCGGCTTCGGTCACGAAGGTCCCTACGCGCCGTACAAGACCTGGGGGCCGATCGTGCAGGCGATGAGCGGTCTCACCTTCACTTCAGGCCTGCCCGATCGCGAGCCCGCCGGCTGGGGCTACTCCTACATGGACCATACGGGCGGGATGTACATGGCCCTCGCGATCCTCTTCGCGCTGATCCACAAGCAGCGAACCGGCGAGGGACAGTGGGTCGATCTCTCCTGTACCGATGCAGGTCTCTCGCTCAACGGACCGGCGATCCTCGACTGGACGGTCAACGGTCGCCCGAGTCGACGGGAGGGCAGTCCCAACGGCAACCGCTCTTCGTCGCCGCCGATGGCGCCGCACGGGATCTACGCCTGTGCAGGAGACGACGACTGGGTCTCGATCGCCTGTCGGAGCGACGACGATTGGGCGGCTCTGTCCGACCTCATCGGGGAGCCCTGGGCCAAGGAAGAGAAGTGGCGAACGCTCGCCGGCCGGATCGCGTCGCAGGACGAGCTCGATGCGAAGCTCACGACCTGGACGCAGACGCGTGACAAGTTCGACATCCAGCGGAGCGCGATCGGCGAGGGTGTTCCGACCGCGGCGGTCCAGAAGCCGGAAGAGCGGATCGAACACGATCCGGGCACCACGGAGTTCGGCCTCTGGCCCGAGGTGGAGCACGCGAAGATGGGCCGCGTCCGCGTGGACGGCCTTCCGGCGCACTTCTCGAAGACGGATTGGAAGATCGAGCAGGGCGGACCCTGCGTGGGGCAGCACACCGACGAAGTCCTCTCGTCGCTGCTGGGATACGACGCAGACGAGATCGCTCGTCTGCACGAGGAGGGGATCGTATGA
- a CDS encoding energy transducer TonB, whose translation MTFRLFPTLLLSGGITFSLFWVMTALIAVPDVLEIEPDLLPTIDLVDVRLEQPPIPEPEERPKREEIEPQPLTPTQPFEPGEGLRVIAHSKPLPGDLVEAKPTLGVAVDGDAIPLVRVPPRYPERAMARGVEGRVLIGFTIDPTGNVRSPEVLAAEPPNVFDRAAIEAVSQWKYNPQVRNGRPVERPGMKIAIPFRLGEHEAR comes from the coding sequence ATGACGTTTCGTCTCTTTCCGACCCTGCTGCTCTCCGGCGGCATCACCTTCTCGCTCTTCTGGGTGATGACGGCCCTGATCGCCGTCCCGGACGTGCTCGAGATCGAACCGGATCTCTTGCCGACGATCGACCTCGTCGACGTCCGGCTCGAGCAACCGCCGATCCCGGAGCCCGAGGAACGGCCGAAGCGCGAGGAGATCGAGCCCCAACCTCTGACGCCGACCCAGCCCTTCGAGCCGGGCGAGGGTCTTCGGGTCATCGCGCATTCGAAGCCCCTCCCGGGCGATCTCGTCGAGGCCAAGCCCACGCTCGGCGTCGCCGTCGACGGCGACGCGATCCCGCTCGTGCGTGTCCCGCCGCGCTATCCGGAGCGCGCGATGGCGCGAGGCGTCGAGGGGCGCGTGCTCATCGGCTTCACGATCGACCCGACGGGCAACGTGCGATCGCCCGAGGTGCTCGCCGCCGAGCCCCCGAACGTCTTCGACCGCGCCGCGATCGAAGCGGTCTCCCAGTGGAAGTACAACCCACAGGTCCGGAACGGTCGCCCCGTAGAGCGACCGGGCATGAAGATCGCGATTCCCTTTCGACTCGGCGAGCACGAAGCACGATGA
- a CDS encoding alpha-ketoglutarate-dependent dioxygenase AlkB: MKSEDRPLTAKPKRPCACSGVRWCADCRDPETRRLHGLRTPLPLPPLLAGGDYTPDGEGVHAFDVAIQRAPTLPDFEGVRLLEDFVSEDEAEALLAGFERTPFLPSQSGREKLHFGPRVNFNRGRVDPERLHGLPAWAPPLETRLRERVAAAFPADDPVHDALARYVTTDVFVLRYAPERASNLDFHLDDLFAYGELILDLSLASDTTLTLYRGRPDGEVDDPDDVVPACVRVPLPARSLALLFGPARFAWEHALLAPDLPAPRTSITFRTVSEALAALPEGREVLERAKRILPAS; this comes from the coding sequence GTGAAGTCCGAGGACCGACCCCTGACCGCGAAGCCGAAGCGCCCCTGTGCCTGCTCTGGTGTCCGGTGGTGCGCCGATTGCCGCGATCCCGAGACGAGGCGCCTCCATGGGCTGCGCACGCCGCTCCCGCTCCCGCCGCTCCTCGCCGGCGGCGACTACACGCCGGATGGTGAGGGCGTCCATGCGTTCGACGTGGCGATCCAGCGAGCGCCCACCCTCCCCGACTTCGAGGGCGTGCGTCTGCTCGAGGACTTCGTCTCCGAAGACGAAGCCGAAGCGCTCCTGGCCGGGTTCGAGCGAACACCCTTCCTGCCCTCACAGAGCGGTCGGGAGAAGCTCCATTTCGGCCCACGCGTGAACTTCAATCGGGGTCGGGTCGACCCCGAGCGCCTCCACGGTCTGCCCGCCTGGGCCCCACCGCTCGAGACCCGGCTGCGCGAACGCGTGGCCGCCGCCTTCCCCGCCGACGATCCGGTCCACGACGCCCTCGCGCGCTACGTCACGACGGACGTATTCGTCCTCCGCTACGCCCCGGAACGCGCCTCGAATCTCGACTTCCACCTCGACGATCTCTTCGCCTACGGCGAGCTGATCCTCGATCTCTCGCTCGCCTCCGACACGACCCTGACGCTCTACCGGGGCCGGCCGGACGGAGAAGTCGACGACCCCGACGACGTGGTGCCGGCGTGCGTTCGTGTTCCCCTGCCCGCGCGGTCCCTGGCCCTGCTCTTCGGGCCGGCGCGTTTCGCCTGGGAGCACGCGCTCCTGGCGCCGGACCTGCCCGCCCCGCGGACGAGCATCACGTTCCGGACCGTGAGCGAGGCGCTGGCCGCGCTCCCCGAAGGCCGCGAGGTCCTCGAACGGGCGAAGCGGATCCTGCCTGCGTCCTGA
- a CDS encoding CoA transferase, producing the protein MSALQETRIVELASERIAWAGKLMGDMGADVILVEAPGGDASRGYAPFADDQEGGESLYFWHYNTSKRSVVLDLEKTAAREAFLALVASADVLIESEAPGRLAVLGLDYDDLVKVKPDLIHVSVTPFGRESSRKDEPVTDLTIIAGGGPAWSCGYDDHSLPPIRGGGNQGYQTASHYAVMSALTAIFHHGVTGEGQFIDLSMHAAANITTEMASYMWLVEGATVIRQTGRHAMPMMTMPVQIQCQDGRYATTGMPPRTPAGFGALYDWLDELGLVPRLPEAIFLDNARHRESIGFADIGVDDEVTAAFSAARDALQLIAENSTADGFFEGAQKINITVGAILSPEEAFENDHFVARGYPVEVEHPERDAPVRYPGAPYKLPASPWRISRRAPALDEHAEEIFGPLGVDAATLAEAR; encoded by the coding sequence ATGAGCGCGCTCCAGGAAACGCGAATCGTCGAGCTCGCGAGCGAGCGGATCGCATGGGCCGGGAAGCTCATGGGCGACATGGGGGCGGACGTGATCCTCGTGGAAGCACCCGGCGGCGACGCGAGTCGCGGCTACGCGCCCTTCGCCGACGACCAGGAAGGTGGGGAGAGTCTCTACTTCTGGCACTACAACACGAGCAAGCGCAGTGTCGTGCTCGATCTCGAGAAGACGGCCGCCAGAGAGGCGTTCCTCGCCCTCGTCGCGAGCGCCGACGTGCTGATCGAGTCCGAGGCCCCGGGGCGTCTCGCCGTCCTCGGGCTCGACTACGACGACCTCGTGAAGGTGAAGCCCGATCTGATCCACGTGTCGGTCACCCCCTTCGGACGCGAATCGAGTCGCAAGGACGAGCCGGTCACCGATCTGACGATCATCGCCGGGGGCGGCCCCGCCTGGAGCTGCGGCTACGACGACCACTCGCTCCCGCCGATTCGCGGCGGCGGCAACCAGGGCTACCAGACCGCGAGCCACTACGCGGTGATGTCGGCGCTCACGGCGATCTTCCACCACGGCGTGACCGGCGAGGGGCAGTTCATCGACCTGAGCATGCACGCGGCGGCCAACATCACGACCGAGATGGCCTCGTACATGTGGCTGGTCGAGGGGGCCACGGTGATCCGGCAGACCGGTCGGCACGCGATGCCGATGATGACGATGCCGGTCCAGATCCAGTGCCAGGACGGTCGCTACGCGACGACGGGGATGCCGCCACGCACCCCGGCGGGCTTCGGAGCGCTCTACGACTGGCTCGACGAGCTCGGTCTCGTCCCACGGCTCCCGGAGGCGATCTTCCTCGACAACGCGCGCCACCGGGAATCGATCGGATTCGCCGACATCGGCGTCGACGACGAGGTGACCGCGGCGTTCTCCGCTGCACGGGACGCGCTCCAGCTGATCGCCGAGAACTCGACCGCGGACGGCTTCTTCGAGGGGGCGCAGAAGATCAACATCACGGTCGGCGCGATCCTTTCGCCGGAGGAGGCCTTCGAGAACGATCACTTCGTCGCTCGAGGCTACCCCGTCGAGGTCGAGCATCCCGAGCGTGATGCGCCGGTCCGCTATCCCGGTGCGCCCTACAAGCTGCCCGCGAGCCCCTGGCGGATCAGTCGCCGGGCCCCGGCCCTCGACGAGCATGCGGAGGAGATCTTCGGTCCCCTCGGCGTCGACGCCGCGACGCTGGCGGAGGCCCGCTAG
- a CDS encoding aromatic ring-hydroxylating dioxygenase subunit alpha, with the protein MARTPLEKYDEPDLGTALIPKERYISREWMEREFERMWPRTWLMAGPVADVAEVGDWFTFEIGRESILVVRSGPDRIDAFHNSCQHRGYRVCEAERGHGKTFVCPYHLWAYDLQGRLRGVPDREDYPQGLPEHGRMPSVSVDTWGAWVFVNLDPEAEPLAEFLGVAGEHLAPYHFDRNYALTEHMTFEWQCNWKVGVDAFNEVYHVQGIHPELLEISDDVDCPIDLFGKHSRFLFKIGTPSPRWTDQKAQSAGYRDRGQVTKEMAGMLEAFGLDPRDYDGRADQIRPELIRNLRAMGEANGLDFDELHDEQLMMDVHYSFFPNLTFNISPGHFWLFRARPHPKDPDRMFWDYYNYDRIPRGMEPPPRPVHRHAVWGDGQEKELHLALRQDGDSAAPIQQGMHSAGFEGLHLAAQERRIRNFHRVLEDYVEGD; encoded by the coding sequence ATGGCCCGCACGCCCCTCGAGAAGTACGACGAACCCGATCTGGGCACCGCCCTGATCCCCAAGGAGCGCTACATCTCGCGCGAGTGGATGGAGCGGGAGTTCGAGCGGATGTGGCCGCGGACCTGGCTGATGGCCGGGCCCGTGGCCGACGTCGCGGAGGTCGGGGACTGGTTCACCTTCGAGATCGGCCGGGAATCGATCCTCGTCGTGCGCTCCGGCCCCGATCGGATCGATGCCTTCCACAACTCGTGTCAGCACCGCGGCTACCGGGTCTGCGAGGCCGAGCGCGGTCACGGGAAGACCTTCGTCTGTCCCTACCACCTCTGGGCCTACGATCTCCAGGGGCGGCTGCGCGGCGTGCCGGATCGCGAGGACTATCCGCAGGGGCTGCCCGAGCACGGGCGCATGCCGAGCGTCTCGGTCGACACCTGGGGCGCCTGGGTCTTCGTGAATCTGGACCCCGAGGCCGAGCCTCTCGCCGAGTTCCTGGGGGTCGCCGGGGAGCACCTCGCGCCGTACCACTTCGATCGCAACTACGCGCTGACCGAACACATGACCTTCGAGTGGCAGTGCAACTGGAAGGTGGGCGTCGACGCGTTCAACGAGGTCTACCACGTCCAGGGGATCCACCCGGAGCTGCTCGAGATCAGCGACGACGTCGACTGTCCGATCGACCTCTTCGGCAAGCACAGTCGCTTCCTCTTCAAGATCGGGACGCCGAGCCCGCGGTGGACGGACCAGAAGGCGCAGTCGGCGGGCTACCGCGATCGTGGGCAGGTCACGAAGGAGATGGCGGGGATGCTCGAGGCGTTCGGCCTCGATCCCCGCGACTACGACGGGCGGGCCGATCAGATCCGGCCGGAGCTGATCCGCAACCTCCGCGCGATGGGCGAGGCGAACGGCCTCGACTTCGACGAGCTGCACGACGAGCAGCTGATGATGGACGTCCACTACTCGTTCTTCCCGAACCTGACCTTCAACATCAGCCCCGGCCATTTCTGGCTCTTCCGCGCGCGTCCGCATCCGAAGGACCCGGACCGGATGTTCTGGGACTACTACAACTACGACCGCATCCCGCGCGGCATGGAGCCGCCGCCGCGGCCCGTCCACCGCCATGCGGTCTGGGGCGACGGGCAGGAGAAGGAGCTCCATCTGGCGCTCCGACAGGACGGGGATTCCGCCGCGCCGATCCAGCAGGGGATGCACTCGGCCGGCTTCGAAGGGCTCCACCTCGCTGCGCAGGAGCGCCGGATCCGGAACTTCCACCGGGTGCTCGAGGACTACGTCGAGGGCGATTGA
- a CDS encoding amidohydrolase family protein, protein MAAPALNASPIVDWVIDVDTHITEPPDLFSSRLPAKWKDLAPKIQINDRGYEEWVVGNMSPITPVGHTATAGWKNPFPDAPSSFAECPQASHDAHARLDYMDSLAIWAMALYPNVGGFGSQVFLGLEDPDLMLACVQAYNDFLTDWASPAPERFIPITALPFWDVEASVKEIERCAAKGHKGILFTGEPQSHGMPVLANPHWNPLWEAAQAHAMPVSFHIGAGNFTGEAYWTEERIEHYGPGGVNGMFTTGLFLDNAKQIVDILFSGVLARYPELKVISVESGVGFIPFLLESCDYTFDYGRVREQRPDMKLKPSEYFERQVHACYFFEEYAPAQLMDRIPVDNILFETDYPHPVCLYGNVREKIDAGLREAKPEVRSKLLFDNAARIYDVAKPDRAPSLG, encoded by the coding sequence ATGGCCGCGCCCGCTCTGAACGCTTCCCCCATCGTCGACTGGGTGATCGACGTCGACACGCACATCACCGAGCCCCCGGATCTCTTCTCGAGCCGGCTGCCGGCGAAGTGGAAGGACCTGGCGCCGAAGATCCAGATCAACGATCGCGGCTACGAGGAGTGGGTCGTCGGGAACATGTCGCCGATCACGCCGGTCGGGCACACCGCCACCGCCGGCTGGAAGAATCCCTTCCCGGATGCCCCGTCGAGCTTCGCCGAGTGTCCCCAGGCCTCCCACGACGCCCACGCCCGCCTCGACTACATGGACTCCCTCGCGATCTGGGCGATGGCGCTCTATCCGAACGTCGGCGGCTTCGGCAGTCAGGTCTTCCTGGGACTCGAGGATCCGGACCTCATGCTCGCCTGTGTGCAGGCCTACAACGACTTCCTGACGGACTGGGCGTCGCCCGCGCCGGAACGTTTCATCCCGATCACGGCGTTGCCCTTCTGGGACGTCGAGGCTTCCGTGAAGGAGATCGAGCGCTGCGCGGCGAAGGGTCACAAGGGGATCCTCTTCACGGGAGAGCCCCAGAGCCACGGGATGCCCGTCCTCGCGAATCCCCATTGGAACCCGCTCTGGGAGGCGGCCCAGGCCCATGCCATGCCGGTCAGCTTCCACATCGGCGCGGGGAACTTCACCGGCGAGGCCTACTGGACCGAGGAGCGGATCGAGCACTACGGACCCGGCGGCGTGAACGGAATGTTCACGACCGGCCTCTTCCTCGACAACGCGAAGCAGATCGTCGACATCCTCTTCTCCGGCGTCCTCGCCCGATACCCGGAGCTCAAGGTCATCTCCGTCGAGAGCGGCGTCGGCTTCATTCCCTTCCTGCTCGAGTCCTGCGACTACACCTTCGACTACGGTCGGGTGCGCGAGCAGCGGCCGGACATGAAGCTGAAGCCCTCCGAGTATTTCGAGCGCCAGGTCCACGCCTGCTACTTCTTCGAGGAGTACGCACCGGCGCAGCTCATGGATCGGATCCCGGTCGACAACATCCTCTTCGAGACCGATTACCCCCATCCGGTCTGTCTGTACGGCAACGTGCGCGAGAAGATCGACGCGGGGCTCAGGGAGGCGAAGCCGGAGGTCCGGAGCAAGCTGCTCTTCGACAACGCCGCGCGGATCTACGACGTGGCGAAGCCGGACCGCGCGCCGAGTCTCGGCTGA
- a CDS encoding PilZ domain-containing protein, which translates to MARSDMRRMGWLATRNEENWRKQRVVPLRMAPVEVQVMGRGSLDVLRARNVSTTGLGIFVPHGFEGVDLAEEVELVVTLPGQKPFLAMGVIKHVTECEAEAHHFGLEFTALAGSHRRALEQYVRSRQG; encoded by the coding sequence GTGGCGCGATCCGATATGCGGCGCATGGGCTGGCTCGCGACCCGGAACGAAGAGAACTGGCGCAAGCAGCGGGTGGTGCCGCTGCGGATGGCCCCCGTCGAGGTCCAGGTCATGGGACGTGGATCCCTCGACGTGCTCCGCGCGCGGAACGTGAGCACCACGGGCCTCGGCATCTTCGTGCCGCACGGCTTCGAGGGGGTCGATCTCGCGGAAGAGGTGGAGCTCGTCGTGACCCTGCCGGGTCAGAAGCCCTTCCTCGCGATGGGCGTGATCAAGCACGTGACCGAGTGCGAAGCCGAGGCGCACCACTTCGGTCTCGAGTTCACCGCCCTCGCGGGCTCCCATCGCCGGGCGCTCGAGCAGTACGTGCGCTCCCGCCAGGGCTGA
- a CDS encoding PLP-dependent transferase has protein sequence MARTDDRDPDTLIRPETEVLNRGFDPRLSVGSVRPAVFRSSTYVFSSPEAAERAFEVALGKRDAAFGEDIELIYARLSHPNAEIVEDQIVPLEQAATGAAVFNSGMAAIATVLMTLCRPGGVVIHTVPVYGGTHHLLHELLAPWGLRAIGVPAGDGDGLERAILETEDVGAVLLETPANPTLRMTDIEAAARAARSRTQPAPVVVDNTFLGPVLQHPLVLGADLCVYSATKYLAGFSDMLGGVVTARDPALIEALKGTRALLGNILQPDECWLLDTRLPTLGLRMRHQSDNAARIAETLAEHPAIRTIHYPMYFEESEQRRITEAQCDHPGAVFSIELADKKAAFDFLRHLELTKNAVSLGGMESLACHPATTTHSEMTDAELAAAGVTPGLVRISVGLEDWRDLVRDYERALERIDAKATDA, from the coding sequence ATGGCCCGAACCGACGACCGCGATCCCGACACGCTGATCCGGCCCGAGACGGAAGTCCTGAACCGCGGCTTCGATCCGCGGCTCTCGGTCGGCTCCGTCCGCCCGGCGGTCTTCCGCAGCTCGACCTACGTGTTCTCGTCGCCGGAGGCCGCCGAGCGTGCCTTCGAGGTCGCTCTCGGGAAGCGCGACGCTGCCTTCGGTGAAGACATCGAGCTGATCTACGCGCGCCTCTCCCACCCGAACGCCGAGATCGTCGAGGACCAGATCGTTCCGCTCGAGCAGGCGGCGACCGGCGCGGCCGTCTTCAACTCCGGGATGGCGGCGATCGCCACGGTGCTGATGACGCTCTGCCGTCCCGGTGGCGTCGTGATCCACACGGTGCCCGTCTACGGCGGCACCCATCACCTTCTCCACGAGCTCCTGGCGCCCTGGGGCCTGCGCGCGATCGGCGTGCCGGCGGGGGACGGGGACGGCCTCGAACGCGCGATCCTCGAGACCGAGGACGTCGGCGCCGTCCTGCTCGAGACCCCGGCGAACCCGACCCTCCGGATGACCGACATCGAAGCGGCCGCCCGCGCAGCCCGGTCGAGGACGCAGCCCGCCCCCGTCGTCGTCGACAACACCTTCCTCGGCCCCGTGCTGCAACATCCGCTCGTGCTCGGCGCCGACCTCTGCGTCTACTCCGCCACGAAATACCTGGCCGGCTTCAGCGACATGCTGGGCGGCGTCGTGACCGCGCGGGACCCGGCACTGATCGAAGCGCTCAAGGGCACCCGGGCGCTGCTCGGGAACATCCTCCAGCCCGACGAGTGCTGGCTCCTCGACACGCGGCTCCCGACCCTCGGCCTCCGCATGCGCCACCAGAGCGACAACGCCGCCCGGATCGCCGAGACGCTCGCCGAACATCCCGCGATTCGAACCATCCACTACCCGATGTACTTCGAAGAGTCCGAACAGCGCCGGATCACCGAGGCCCAGTGCGACCATCCGGGCGCCGTCTTTTCGATCGAGCTCGCCGACAAGAAGGCGGCATTCGACTTCCTGCGCCACCTCGAGCTGACGAAGAACGCCGTCAGTCTCGGCGGCATGGAGTCCCTCGCCTGCCATCCTGCGACGACCACCCACTCCGAGATGACCGATGCCGAGCTGGCGGCGGCCGGCGTGACACCGGGGCTCGTCCGAATCTCCGTCGGACTCGAGGACTGGCGCGATCTCGTCCGAGACTACGAGCGAGCGCTCGAGCGCATCGACGCGAAGGCGACCGACGCCTGA